The genomic stretch GTCGAATAACGACACGGTTGTAATGCGCTCATCGTGAAGCGGCAAGGCGAGGAGGGCGGCGTCAATCTTGCCTTCCTTCAAGAGCTCAACCAAGACATCACTTTTTTCTTCAATCAAGAAAAGCTCAAGTTTCGGGAACGCAGCACGAATGGCGGGAACGGCCAAGGGCAAGAAATACGGCCCAAGCGTTGGAAACGCGCCCAAGCGAATGCTGCCTGTCGACGGGTCTTGGCTACTGCGCGCCAGATTGCGCATCTTCTCGGTTTCGTCGATGACATTGCGCGCATGCGTCAGCATTTCAAAGCCGATGGGCGTCAGCATGACTTTGCGTGAGGTGCGTTCCACCAATGACACACCGAGCTCTTCTTCGAGCTTCCGGATCTGCATCGAGAGCGTGGGCTGGCTGACGAAACTCGCCTCGGCCGCTTTGCCGAAATGTCGGTGATCGGCGAGCGCTACGAAGTATTTCAAGTCGCGCAAATTCATGAGGCGGCGTCTCCGGTGATTGAGCTCACTGTGCTGCGGCGGAACTACGAATCAAGTAGTCAAAAGCAGACAACGCTGCCGTTGAACCCGAACCCATGGCAACCACGATCTGTTTAAACGGCTCGGTCGTTGCGTCGCCAGCGGCGAACACGCCTGGCACCGACGTGGCACCGCGCGCATCCTTGACGATTTCACCGCGCGGGCTCAAATCAACGCTGCCTTTCAACCATTCCGTGTTCGGTAACAAACCGATTTGCACGAAGCAGCCTTCGACATCAACCGAACGATCTTCGCCAGTGATGCGATCCTTGAACTGCAAGCCACCGAGCTTGCCGTTCTTTGCAACCATTTCGGTGGTTTGCGCATTCAAATGTACTGCAGTGTTCGGCAAGCTGGCGAGTTTCTTTTGTAGCACGTCATCTGCACGCAAGGCGCCATCGAACTCGAGCACCGTGACGTGATCCACGACACCGGCTAAGTCGATCGCGGCTTCAATCCCTGAGTTGCCACCGCCAATGACTGCAACGCGCTTACCCTTGAAGAGCGGGCCGTCACAGTGCGGGCAATAGGTCACGCCCTTGTTACGCAGATCGTTTTCGCCCGGCACGCCGGTTTGGCGCCAACGCGCACCCGTTGCCAGAATGACGCTCTTTGCACGCAAGGTCGCACCGCTTTCCAAACGGACGCCAATCAAATCATTGGCGCTGCCGGCCGGAATCAGTTCTGCCGCGCGTTGTCCATTGATCATTTCAACGCCATAGCTGCGCACATGCGCTTCCAATGACGCACCCAACTTCGGGCCTTCGGTGTATTCCACAGAAGGGAAGTTCTCGATCGACATCGTGTCTAAGACTTGGCCACCAAAGCGCTCTGCCACGACACCCGTCCGAATGCCTTTGCGCGCGGCATAAATGGCGGCTGCAGCACCGGCTGGGCCACCGCCGACAACCAACACTTCAAATGGCGCGACGTCGTTCAGCGCTTCGGCGGCGCGTTCTGCTGCACCCGAATCGAGTTTGCCCAAGATTTGCTCAATGCTCAGACGGCCTGCGTCAAAGGGTTCGCCGTTGAGATACACGGTGGGCACCGACAGGATTTCGCGTGCGGTCACTTCTTCTTGGAACAAAGCGCCGTCAATCGCTTCGTGACGAATGCGCGGGTTCAACACGCTCATCGTGTTCAGCGCCTGCACCGTGTCCGGGCAGCTCTGGCAATGCAGCGACATGAAGGTTTCGAATTTGTAGTCGCCGTCCAATGCACGCACTTGCTCGGCGAGTGCTTCTTCCACCTTCGGCGGGTGTCCACCCACTTGCAGCAAGGCCAACACCAAGGAGGTGAACTCATGGCCCAAAGGAATGGCGGAGAAGCGCACTTCCTGTTCCGCACCATCGCGACGAATCGCAAACGAGGGCGTGCGTGTATGTGATTCTTCGCGGAATTGCACCTTGTCGGACAAGCTTGCGATGTCCTCAAGCAAAGCCTTCATCTCGGCGGACGATTCGCTGTTATCCAACGACGCCAACAACGAAATCGGCGATTGAACGCGTTCCAAATAGGCGGTGAGTTGTTGTTTGAGTGCGGGATCCAACATGGCATGTCCTCAAGTTTCAGACGACTTCATAGAGCGCACACGGGTGTACGCACGTGGTTTCAAGAAAGCTGGAATCAACACAGCACGCTGAGCTGATTCCAGCCCTCTCTTGCGAAAGGGTGGAAGCGCATCTGCATGCGGCAGATGCGCGGTCGTACTTGGAACTTAGATCTTGCCGACCAAGTCCAGCGACGGGGTGATGGTCTTTTCGCCTTCTTTCCACTTCGCCGGGCACACTTCGCCGGTGTGGCTTGCAACGTATTGCGCGGCCTTCAGCTTGCGAATGGTTTCGGTGACGTCGCGCGCAATGGCGTTGTCGTGGATTTCGAGGGTCTTGATGACGCCTTCCGGGTTGATGATGAAGGTGCCGCGCAAAGCCAGACCTTCTTCATCAATATGCACGTCGAACGCGCGGGTCAGTTGATGGGTCGGATCGCCCACCATGGCGAACTGCGCTTTGCCGACGGCAGGCGAGGTTTCGTGCCACACCTTGTGCGAGAAATGCGTGTCGGTGGTGACGATATACACTTCGGCGCCAGCCTTTTGGAATTCTGCGTAATGGTCTGCCGCGTCTTCGATTTCGGTCGGGCAGTTAAAGGTGAAGGCGGCCGGCATGAAGATCAAAACGGACCACTTGCCTTTAAGGTCGGCATCGGTCACGGTGATGAATTGGCCATTCTTGTAAGCCTGAGCGGAAAACGGCTTAACTTCGGTGTTGATCAAAGACATGAATCACTCCAGGGGATTGGGATTAGTTCGTGTTGGAAAACAGACCAGGAGGCTGCTCTCTGTTGACCATCATAGGTGCGACCTATCAATTAATCTAATCAATAGTTGTTATCCAATAAATAGATATTACCTATCAATGAGCCGGAAATCAAAGAGATAACTGAGCATCGTGTCGCATTCACAGGCTAGATCCATCAATGAAACATTGCGTGAAGCCGCAGGGCGCATTCAAAAAGAGGATGCGACCGCGCTCATGCGCTGGGTGTTGGACGTGCGGGACACCTGGTTGTTCTTGCATGGCAACGAGCCGATGCCGTTAGACGCTGCGGAGCGATTCGCAGCGGCGGTTCAAACGCGCGCAGCCGGCACACCGCTTGCGTACATCGAAGGCAGCCGCGGGTTTTGGTCGATGGAACTCGAGGTCTCGCCCGCCACGCTGATCCCGCGCGTCGAAACCGAGCTGCTGGTCGAAGCAGCACTCGCGGCGGTGCCGTCTGAAGGGCAGGTCGACGTATTGGACCTGGGCACGGGTAGCGGCGCGATTGCATTGGCGATCGCAAAAGAGCGCCGAAACGCCCAGGTCGTTGCCATCGATCAATGTGCAGGAGCACTTGAAGTGGCCGCCCGTAACGCGTCACGCCATGCGCTTACCAATGTCCGATTCCTGAAGGGCGACTGGTACGCGCCAGTGGCAGGGCAGCAGTTTCATTGCATTGTTTCCAATCCGCCATACATTCGCGAAGACGATGCGCACCTTAAACAAGGCGATTTGAGATTCGAGCCGATGGGCGCGCTTGCGTCCGGCGAAGATGGATTGACTGACATTCGCACACTCGTTCAAGGGGCGATGCGCCATTTGATGCGTGGCGGTTTTTTCGCCATCGAGCACGGCTACGATCAAGGCGAAGCTGTTCGACACTGCTTTGAAAACGCAGGATTCGTCGAGGTGCGCACACTGAAAGATCTCGAATCACGCGATCGCGTCACGCAAGGATTTAAGCCGACGCATTGAGCGGGCGCGATAGAATAGGCGTTCAACGCTGGAGAACACAGATGCGCGATTTGTACCCGGATATCGAACCGTTCGAGCACGGCATGCTCAAAGTGGCTGGCGGCCATGAAATCTATTGGGAACAGTGCGGTAATCCGCAAGGCAAGCCCGTCGTCATGTTGCACGGTGGGCCGGGCGCAGGCTGTGGTACGGCGATGCGACGTTTTCATGACCCTTCGAAATATCGCATTGTGTTGTTCGATCAACGCGGCGCGGGTCGCAGTGTGCCGCACGCAAATCTAGACAGCAACACAACCTGGGATTTGGTCTCTGACATCGAACAAATTCGCGAGATGCTGGGCATTGAAAAATGGCAGGTGTTCGGTGGTTCGTGGGGTTCGACCTTGGCATTGGCCTATGCAGAAACCCATCCCGAACGCGTAACCGAACTCGTGCTACGCGGCATCTTCATGTTGCGTCGTTGGGAGTTGGAGTGGTTTTATCAAGAAGGTGCTTCGCGTCTTTTCCCAGACCATTGGCAACCCTACCGCGATCACATCCCGGAAAGCGAACGTGGCGACATGATGACGGCTTATCACAAGCGTCTCACCAGTGCGGATGAAGCCACGCGTCTGGCCGCAGCGCAGGCATGGAGCATTTGGGAAGGTGGCACGAGCTACCTGCGCGTCCCCGCCGACTACAACACCTCGCATAGTGATCCGCATTTCGCGCTGTCTTTTGCGCGCATCGAGAATCACTACTTCATGAACAAGGGCTTCTTTGAAGTTGATGATCAGCTGCTGCGCGATGCGCACAAAATCGCGCATATTCCGGGCGTAATCGTGCATGGCCGATACGACGTGGTCTGTCCCGTGCAAAACGCCTGGGATTTGATCAAAGTGTGGCCGTCCGCAACGCTCAAGATTTCTCCCTTGTCAGGCCACTCGGCATTCGAAGCAGAAAACGCGTCTGCGCTGATTGAAGCCACCGACGCATTTGCAAACGTATAAGGACTCACACCGTGTCAGAAGACGAAGATAGTTTGATTGTGAAAGACAGCAATGGCACCGTGCTGAATAACGGTGACACAGTGACTGTCATTAAAGATCTGAAAGTAAAAGGCACTTCTGTCACGCTGAAGCGCGGCACTGTGTGCAAAAACATCCGCCTGACCGATGACGAAGACTTGATCGAATGCAACGTCGATAAGGTCAAAGGTCTGGTGCTGCGCACCGAGTTCGTCAAGAAAGCCTGATTCGATTGCGCGGGCTCAGAGGGGCAGTGCAGCCGCAGACCCGGCTGCATGTCCCGACGCCCACGCCCACTGGAAGTTGTAGCCGCCAAGCCAGCCGGTCACGTCGACCACTTCGCCCACGAAGTACAGACCGGGCACGTGCTTCGACATCATGGTGGCGGATGAGAGTTCTTTTGTATCTACGCCGCCCAATGTGACTTCCGCGGTGCGATAGCCTTCCGTGCCGCTCGCCGTAATTGGCCATGCACGTAAGCATTGCGCGGCTTCGGTCAATTGCTTGGCGTGCATCTGTTTGATGGGCGCATTGCCAATCCACACGTCACACAGGCGTTGCGCGAAACGCTTCGGAATGACTTCGGATAACAAGGTTTGGATATGCGCGTCGGGTCGATCCGCACGCCACTGCGCGAGCAATTCAGACACGTCGGTATCAGGGAGTAAGTTGGCGACGAGTGGCATGCCTTCGCGCCAGTACGAACTGATTTGCAACACTGCAGGGCCACTTAAGCCGCGATGTGTGATCAGTAGTGCATTGCTGAAAGACTGCTTGCCGCACTGTATATCCACTGGCAACGACACGCCGGCCAAATCCGTCAGCTGCTCCAACGGCTTTCCAGACAGCGTCAACGGCACCAGGCCGGCGCGCGTGGGCAACACAGTATGTCCGAAGCTTTCTGCAATGCGATAGCCAATGCCGGTGGCACCCATGCGCGGAATCGATAGTCCGCCCGTGGCCACAATCAAGCGCTCAGCGCGGTATTTGCCGATAGAGGTCTCGATGCCGAACGCATTGTCGCTATGCGCCACCGATTCGATCGTGCAACCGGTGCGGATCTCAACCTTCGCTTGCGCGCATTCGTCCAACAACATCGCGACGATCTGTTTGGACGACACATCGCAAAACAGCTGACCGAGCTCTTTCTCGTGCCAAGCGATCTTGTGCGCATCCACCATGTCGATAAAGTCAGATGGCTTGAAGCGCGCCAACGCCGATTTACAAAAGTGCGGATTTTGCGAGAGAAACTGCGCGGGTGTGGTGCCGGTATTGGTGAAGTTGCATCGCCCACCGCCCGACATCAAAATTTTCTTGCCACATCGTTCGGCGTGTTCAAGCACTAAGACGCGCAGGCCGAGTCGTCCTGCGGTGAGGGCGCTCATCAAGCCTGCGGCGCCACCGCCTAAGACAATCAAATCAAATGCAGCGCCTGCGGCCGTAGACATCCGTTGCCTTAATCAGCGGTGTGCGGGTGTGTCGGCGTCCGTCTCATGCGCCGCCAAGCTGCCGTCCGGATTGTGCTCAATCATCCACAAACCGGCCCACAGTTTTAGATCCAGTTCAAAGCCCTGTGCGTGTTTCTGCATCAGCCAAGACGGTGCTTCACTGCGTGGCACATGGTGCACCTTGATGTTTTCATCTGCGACGCCGCCGCCTTCGCCCACTTTGACCAAATGTGTTGCGCGCACAAACGCAATGCGCTCGTTACTCATTCCCGAGCTGGTCGGGCCGATCAGCAAGACATCGACTTTGCCGGGGCGCCAACCGGTCTCTTCTTCAAGCTCGCGAATGGCCGCAGCTTCAAGCGTGTCGTGCGCATGTTCATCGCCGACAAGACCCGCCGGCATTTCAATCGTGCGTCGACCCAGAGGGACGCGATACTGTTCGACGAACAAGACATCGTCATTGGGCGTCACCGCCATGATCAAAACGGCCATGCCTTCGCCATGCACGCGTTCGCACGACTCCCATTGACCGCGTTTGACTAAACGGAGCCACTTTCCCTCATAGAGCAGTTCGCTCACCTCGTGTTCGTGCGTCGACATCCAGTCTCCCTTTTAAACACTGATACCCGCGACCGCCATCAAGCGTCTGCGCGTCAGAGGGCCGAATTTCAATGTATCGCAAAGTTCAGAGATGTGTGCTGCATCTGCCTGTCCGCGCGCGAAAGGTGAGGTGAGATGCGGCAGCGGCGCATGGGTGGCGATGCGGGTGAGCTGTTGAAACAGCCGCGCATCGGCTTGCTGCGCTTTGAGTTTGAGCGCGATGCCATGCGCGCCACGAAGGCGTAAATGTGCGACTTCATCCACGCGATCGAGCAGGGCATCCAGCGTTTCAAAGTGCGAAATCAAGTGCGCTGCGGTTTTTTGCCCGATGCCTTGAATACCCGGGATGTTATCGACGGCATCGCCACATAACGCCAAGTAGTCAGCAATCTGATGGGCGTGCACTCCGTGCTTGGCTTTGACCCCCGCCTGCGTCCAACGCGTGTTGCGCGCGAAGTCGAATTGTTCGTCGTCATCTTGCAGCAACTGCGACAAGTCTTTGTCAGCAGAGACGATCACGCCTCGATAACCGTTTTCACGTGCGAGCATCATCGCTGCGCCGATCAAGTCATCGGCTTCGAATTCGGAATGCGATGCGACGTTCCACCCCAAGGCCGCAGTCACCGCTTTGCATACGGCGAACTGACGACGCAATTCTTCCGGTGCTGGGGGGCGGTTCGCCTTGTACTGCGGATAGATTTCATTGCGATAGCAGTTATCTAACGCTTCATCGAAAGCGACAACAATGTGCGTCGGTTTCTCGCGCTCATGCAATTCACACAGAAAGCGCGTGTAGCCATGCACGGCATTGAGTGGCCAACCTTCCGCGTCGTGCCATGCATCCGGCATGGAATGCCATGCGCGAAACACATACATGCTGGCATCGACCAAATAAACGGCCGGGCGTTGCGCAGCACTCATGCGGGCGACCACTGCGTCAGCAGGGCAGCCGGATCAGGGCGTGTGCGTTCTGGAATAAATGTCGCAGTGCTGCCGATGTGGATGTGCCCCACGAGGACTTCATCGGAACCAACGCCCAAGATGCGGCGCATCTCTTCATCGCTCGCCACGAGCCCGGTTAACCACTGCGCCACAAAGCCCGAGGCTTGTGCGGCGAGCAACACGGCAAAGCAGACGCAAGCTGCACTGGCATAGCGTTCATGCGCAGGAATTTTCGTGTCTTCCCCTTGCGCTGCGACCACCATCAAAATGACGGGTGCATACGAAAAGCGTTTGCGCGCTTTTTCATACACGCCTTCCGCAGCGTCCGGATCAAGCACACGCATGCGCTGCTCAAGGGCTTCACCCAAGGCAAATCGTGCATCGCCCCGCACTTCGATAAATCGAAAAGGAACGCGTTTGCC from Lysobacter sp. HDW10 encodes the following:
- the oxyR gene encoding DNA-binding transcriptional regulator OxyR, yielding MNLRDLKYFVALADHRHFGKAAEASFVSQPTLSMQIRKLEEELGVSLVERTSRKVMLTPIGFEMLTHARNVIDETEKMRNLARSSQDPSTGSIRLGAFPTLGPYFLPLAVPAIRAAFPKLELFLIEEKSDVLVELLKEGKIDAALLALPLHDERITTVSLFDERFLLAAPEADPIATAKHVRTSDLNDQSLLLLEDGHCLRDQALEVCRMSGARERAGFRATSLETLRQMVAAGMGMTLLPELAVRDGQPHPEGMVVRPFDDPQPVRTIGLAWRASAPSAKFLEQIANVLREKAADVLSQ
- the ahpF gene encoding alkyl hydroperoxide reductase subunit F translates to MLDPALKQQLTAYLERVQSPISLLASLDNSESSAEMKALLEDIASLSDKVQFREESHTRTPSFAIRRDGAEQEVRFSAIPLGHEFTSLVLALLQVGGHPPKVEEALAEQVRALDGDYKFETFMSLHCQSCPDTVQALNTMSVLNPRIRHEAIDGALFQEEVTAREILSVPTVYLNGEPFDAGRLSIEQILGKLDSGAAERAAEALNDVAPFEVLVVGGGPAGAAAAIYAARKGIRTGVVAERFGGQVLDTMSIENFPSVEYTEGPKLGASLEAHVRSYGVEMINGQRAAELIPAGSANDLIGVRLESGATLRAKSVILATGARWRQTGVPGENDLRNKGVTYCPHCDGPLFKGKRVAVIGGGNSGIEAAIDLAGVVDHVTVLEFDGALRADDVLQKKLASLPNTAVHLNAQTTEMVAKNGKLGGLQFKDRITGEDRSVDVEGCFVQIGLLPNTEWLKGSVDLSPRGEIVKDARGATSVPGVFAAGDATTEPFKQIVVAMGSGSTAALSAFDYLIRSSAAAQ
- the ahpC gene encoding alkyl hydroperoxide reductase subunit C; this translates as MSLINTEVKPFSAQAYKNGQFITVTDADLKGKWSVLIFMPAAFTFNCPTEIEDAADHYAEFQKAGAEVYIVTTDTHFSHKVWHETSPAVGKAQFAMVGDPTHQLTRAFDVHIDEEGLALRGTFIINPEGVIKTLEIHDNAIARDVTETIRKLKAAQYVASHTGEVCPAKWKEGEKTITPSLDLVGKI
- the prmC gene encoding peptide chain release factor N(5)-glutamine methyltransferase, with amino-acid sequence MSHSQARSINETLREAAGRIQKEDATALMRWVLDVRDTWLFLHGNEPMPLDAAERFAAAVQTRAAGTPLAYIEGSRGFWSMELEVSPATLIPRVETELLVEAALAAVPSEGQVDVLDLGTGSGAIALAIAKERRNAQVVAIDQCAGALEVAARNASRHALTNVRFLKGDWYAPVAGQQFHCIVSNPPYIREDDAHLKQGDLRFEPMGALASGEDGLTDIRTLVQGAMRHLMRGGFFAIEHGYDQGEAVRHCFENAGFVEVRTLKDLESRDRVTQGFKPTH
- the pip gene encoding prolyl aminopeptidase: MRDLYPDIEPFEHGMLKVAGGHEIYWEQCGNPQGKPVVMLHGGPGAGCGTAMRRFHDPSKYRIVLFDQRGAGRSVPHANLDSNTTWDLVSDIEQIREMLGIEKWQVFGGSWGSTLALAYAETHPERVTELVLRGIFMLRRWELEWFYQEGASRLFPDHWQPYRDHIPESERGDMMTAYHKRLTSADEATRLAAAQAWSIWEGGTSYLRVPADYNTSHSDPHFALSFARIENHYFMNKGFFEVDDQLLRDAHKIAHIPGVIVHGRYDVVCPVQNAWDLIKVWPSATLKISPLSGHSAFEAENASALIEATDAFANV
- a CDS encoding NAD(P)/FAD-dependent oxidoreductase, encoding MSTAAGAAFDLIVLGGGAAGLMSALTAGRLGLRVLVLEHAERCGKKILMSGGGRCNFTNTGTTPAQFLSQNPHFCKSALARFKPSDFIDMVDAHKIAWHEKELGQLFCDVSSKQIVAMLLDECAQAKVEIRTGCTIESVAHSDNAFGIETSIGKYRAERLIVATGGLSIPRMGATGIGYRIAESFGHTVLPTRAGLVPLTLSGKPLEQLTDLAGVSLPVDIQCGKQSFSNALLITHRGLSGPAVLQISSYWREGMPLVANLLPDTDVSELLAQWRADRPDAHIQTLLSEVIPKRFAQRLCDVWIGNAPIKQMHAKQLTEAAQCLRAWPITASGTEGYRTAEVTLGGVDTKELSSATMMSKHVPGLYFVGEVVDVTGWLGGYNFQWAWASGHAAGSAAALPL
- a CDS encoding NUDIX hydrolase, whose amino-acid sequence is MSTHEHEVSELLYEGKWLRLVKRGQWESCERVHGEGMAVLIMAVTPNDDVLFVEQYRVPLGRRTIEMPAGLVGDEHAHDTLEAAAIRELEEETGWRPGKVDVLLIGPTSSGMSNERIAFVRATHLVKVGEGGGVADENIKVHHVPRSEAPSWLMQKHAQGFELDLKLWAGLWMIEHNPDGSLAAHETDADTPAHR
- a CDS encoding 5'-3' exonuclease H3TH domain-containing protein, whose translation is MSAAQRPAVYLVDASMYVFRAWHSMPDAWHDAEGWPLNAVHGYTRFLCELHEREKPTHIVVAFDEALDNCYRNEIYPQYKANRPPAPEELRRQFAVCKAVTAALGWNVASHSEFEADDLIGAAMMLARENGYRGVIVSADKDLSQLLQDDDEQFDFARNTRWTQAGVKAKHGVHAHQIADYLALCGDAVDNIPGIQGIGQKTAAHLISHFETLDALLDRVDEVAHLRLRGAHGIALKLKAQQADARLFQQLTRIATHAPLPHLTSPFARGQADAAHISELCDTLKFGPLTRRRLMAVAGISV
- a CDS encoding nitroreductase, with translation MSQCFECLDARRSVPYTQMSGPGPDAAQLLRILQSAVRVPDHGKRVPFRFIEVRGDARFALGEALEQRMRVLDPDAAEGVYEKARKRFSYAPVILMVVAAQGEDTKIPAHERYASAACVCFAVLLAAQASGFVAQWLTGLVASDEEMRRILGVGSDEVLVGHIHIGSTATFIPERTRPDPAALLTQWSPA